GGCAGTGAGAGCCAGCACTTCACGGGGTTCATGGTTCAGGCGCGAGACGACGCCTCAGGGTTACCGGTCGGGCAGTTCGACACAGGGTGTCTCGACATCAACACCATGAACTGCTTCGGCGGTTTCGCGGTACGGGTAATTATGTGGCCTTTATATGTTTGTATCACACACTGATAATATATGAGATGTCACTTACTAACGTCTCGACATCAACATCATGAACTGCTTCGGCGGTTTCGCGGTACGGGTAATTATGTGGCCTTTATATGTTTGTATCATACACAGATAATATATGAGATGTCACTTACTAACGTCTCGACATCAACATCATGAACTGCTTCGGCGGTTTCGCGGTACGGGTAATTATGTGGCCTTTATATGTTTGTATCACACACTGATAATATATGAGATGTCACTTACTAACGTCTCGACATCAACACCATGAACTGCTTCGGCGGTTTCGCGGTACGGGTAATTATGTGGCCTTTATATGTTTGCATCACACACTGATAATATATGAGGTGTCACTTACTAACGTCTCGACATCAACACCATGAACTGCTTCGGCGGTTTCGCGGTACGGGTAATTATGTGGCCTTTATATGTTTGTATCACACACAGATAATATATGAGATGTCACTTACTAACGTCTCGACATCAACACCAAGAACTGCTTCGGCGGTTTCACGGTACGGGTAATTATGTGGCCTTTATATGTTTGTATCACACACTCATAATATATGAGATGTCACTTACTGACGTCTCGACATCAACATCATGAACTCCTTCGGCGGTTTCGCGGTACGGGTAATTATGTGGCCTTTATATGTTTGTATCACACACTGATAATATATGagatgaagaaaaaaaaatttccggacatttgccatcgttcagtgaaacaagaaatcagtaacactactttcgagatctgaaatctgatctcttcttcaggtaaagaactaacttaatacataattacaaactaggttaaaataaacaaatcataccaaagcgttgtggcacgcctaagtcaggaattacaaccaccacgttgtttgtcaacttcactaactctaaaaatatgcacttaataaaaaactatacacaacaccaatcattaaaactgtttagagttaaccctataggtaTAAGGgtttcaaccttacatttatgcaaaagttaaattattaatgtgtttagttaacttaagttctcaaggtctttgatttgtttactggttccgggtccgtaccaagaatcaattctttgtttgaaggctATTTTTGACGATGTAATGATTGTGAAGTTTTTTAAgtgcattttttcttttttttttcacccagcagggatcacttctggctggtttataccttccagttgaacccaccactgggcacagcaaaaaccgatgtgtcacttcaatctgggcaaccttatggatgtccagtagcggcacatcactaaccgcaaatgttgagattctggggttcatgggcaattcgataggtcttgtctactgtggaagatgactgttggagttggtggggtttgttcccttacctcagaggttcttgttaacctcaacaagggtgtgccacccctgcctactttgactggagaggctggttcagagctggcctccccttcttccgggatgactttgagatgtagtgccctaattcttcctcatggatctcgataggaggcgccccctactccctaaccttacccatcctgaatatcctatcactccggaagcagcacaaaggttcttacaggactaagtgcaatttataagcttcttgtcctaagagaacaaaaaaagtgcATGTTTTATTGCTGCATCATAATAGATCTTGGAACTGCTTTCTTATATATGGGAACAAAGGAAAATATTCgcaaaaattaactattataacattatttattcctACGTATCCAGTAGCCACAAAGGAGTTTCGATTGGGATaagtatcattaaataaattccttacttcatcacAAGATCTCGTTCGGTATCCCTAACCTTGCATTACCAGAATTATAACACGCTCTTCTTCACTTAAACACTTCATTTAAACGTAAATTACCTCAAAAACAGGTTATAAATGTAAATCAGGTTTTGGTTTGTAATGGAAGTGGTTGTCTATTGAGGTGGTTTACCTTCCCAATGTAGATGTTCATGTTTTGCttcacttaattttaaattaacttcaatGAGCTCTAATTGTGTGGTAGGTCGATATAAAAAGCTCTAGTTTCTACTATTCTTCATCTTTTGTCAATATCTTGAAATGCGGTATCTCTTAACGAgtctttatatttacaaattttgagtcACCACCTCAAAATctcattttggggaaatgggcaaagttgtaacagtgactataAAGTTCACTTATATTTCCTAGAAAGTTTTTGCAAATTCCTTCTCTCCACTttatccataaaaactaaacagaacgtatccatacttttaactcacactgtgtATGACAGATTCAACAAAATTAACACAAGTTATATCCCATTATTTTGTCGAATTCGTTGTAGAATTTGCCAACGGCACATCGTGAAACTCACACCATCAGAGCAGACGAGTTTAGTATCAGGTGGCGTTTCACACAGGCATTGAACTGTTTcgaattatttatatgtttgacTGCCTAAGGGAacctgttgattagtctgacgcTAAGTTCTGACAAACGCACCGATACAAGCAGCCGATAGTGTTGAGTTGGTTGTTCCTAAATCTTACCCCGTAGTTGTGGTCGTTCTTACTTTGAATCATGTAATATTACAAGTTGCAGCACATGAACTACTAATACGTCAAGGCAAGGCAAATACATTATTTAAGCTTTCTGAaaacctttgtttaaagtttgtttttcacaAGAAAAGTTTGAGAAAGTTCCAGAGTTTTTCCAAATACTTGTCATTTTTGGGTAATACAAAACATCAGAAAACACTGcatttagagatctgcaatctaaccTTTTCTTTAATTAGCCTATATAAATGGcctaaaacataaatacaatctaGGATGAAATAAATCAACGCATAAATCAGGACTcacaacaaatatgtatataatgtatataaatatacattataataaaaaaactatattataaaatttatattataataatataaaaagacaaatattatatatatatatatataatttcttatcgattttatttgttttggttgactatatgttaaaattttattgggAATTTTTTAACTAATCTTGACGCcagattatatttaaacttatgtaAACCAGCTACTATTATGCAAAAAAACACGCACACAAGCGCGCGCgccaacacacacacatatataaatatactgcGGATGACAGATTGAGATTAAAACTCTCTGCGACATTTCACTTTTTACCTTTCTTAGCGCTGCGTTTTGTCAGTCGTTTAAATGCTTGGAATAAACTGTCGTTTACATGCTTACATTAGactgatattaaaaattactcttgaaaacagtttttgttcCATAGACTTCTAAGAACTCAATGaatgaaatgttaattttaatttttaatttggttgaAGAAAAGTCATTTATCAGTTTTTTAAGATGTGATGAATTCTTTGGAAGATTTGATGGTGAATACGGAAagtttatttgtgatttttataagtattaaatttacgTTTACACATTTTCTGTTAAGTATTCcgatggtttaaatttaaataaattttaaaggggTTAATTATGGGTTACACgttatacaatataaacatagttacatgattctttgtttgaagcttGTCTTTGACTATGGAACGATTGTCAATGAATcagcattttttgttttaaaaatctatattacaGATGTATAACAAGTTCGTTATTATAAACAACATAATTGCGCCACAGATACGATTTCGGCACTCAAAACACATGAAGGAAATCGGATTTTCctagacatttgccattgttcagtgatacaaaattagtaacactacgtttcgagatctataaTTTGATCCCTTCCTCAGGTCAACTAATGACCTATCACATAAGttaaatctaggttaaaatagaatagaaaaaattatatcatatgaGACGATATGATAATTGTAGTATATCACAAGATATGATGTTATATCATATGACATATCAAACAGATATTATTCTCTTCTTTTAAAAGCTTTTTCTGAAGTAAGCACAAAGAAgcagaaagaattttaaaatatagttttatacgATACTGATAcgatttacaaattaatttaactgaGACTGACGAAACTGAGACTAAAATTCACTATACATATTAACTGAACTGTATAGACACAAGATCCTAAATATAGGGAGAACGCGTTAATTCAGTGCCTGCAAAATAAAGGTTAATAAATACAATCGAGTGTGGTAAAATACGCAAGTTTTTCCATAATATtccaaatgttttaatgaatagCTGTAAGAATTTTACTAATACTAATAGGACTAATGCTTATTCAACCCCTACGTGACTAATCTGCATGAAAAatcttatttgtttttgtttagtgcATAAGGCACAGTGTACCAATTTCATCTTTGTAGGACATCGGAATGTAGAAAAAACAGCAAAATTCCTTTAGATTTGCAACCCTTTTCAACCGTTATGGGTGGTTGATCTTGcttaaaacttttccttttttagGATATTGAAAAGTTGAATAACCTATAGTCCTAAAAAAATCTGTACTACTATGGATGTTTCATCTTCATGTGTatgctttagtttttaaatttaagccaTGACGCATACTCATGCCAATTATCAACTTTTTTGGTTATAAAAAAGCGGGAGAGTTTGTGATGAGAGTTTGTATTAAGGCTCTGCCTATTATGTACagagatatttgtttttaaagacggAGGAGGCAGATCAAATCTTACCCTGTCCAGGAATCCAGCATAGCCTAATCCGATAATTGGCACattgttagaaattttaatttccacaggaaaattttcaGAATCTTGTATAATTGTATACTGCAATCTAATGTAACTTTTGCAGAATACTGCAGTCCACCTCAGTTCGGAGCCCAAGTCTGACGCTCACATGCGTTGGCTTCCAGATCTGGACTTTGTTGGGAACGTCACTTTCTTGTGAGTTAAATTTTTGCAGAAACAAACTATCTAAATATGTTTCTAGTTACTGTGAGACCAAGTTTATTGTTTTCAGGCTTAAAGGGcactttagtaaatatatagCATTATCTAATTCATGCGCCTTCAGTCTCGCGGATTCCTATATTATAGTAGTTGgaatttttttatgcaaaaaagaCGAGGAGTTTTGGGGGTACAGGTCCCCagagttgtttacattataatttttattcattgcggggcaaatttaataaatagtgcATAGAAAAACTGGTCGCACAAGAAATTGCAGCATGTATTCCAAATGCTACAGATTATTTTACGAATTGGTAATGAACCGTCTGACTAcggtaatacaatacaatttatacaacatttcataTGGTTGTTTGATGTACTAAAATTGACTCTAAGCACCCAAACAATGattatcatacaaaatataacgGTACTTGAGGgtaaaagtatttgtattttattttttttatcaatggaTGATACACAGAGAATGTACAAACTTTTGCACATTGCCATAATTGGATTAGAAATCTACCTACATCGCTACGGTAGAATAAAGTATTAAGGAAGAAAACATTCTGAAGAGTAGCTTGCCAAGGCAATGTACAGAAAAAGCAATGTTTTGCGGGCTTCTGTGATATAACTACTCTGACATTATATACACTCAAGTATTTATgggtttgattaaaaaaaaggaGAACTATACCAGTCATATTTTATCACTAGAGAATTATCTTTTAGAGATGTGGCATCTCATAAAGGTCAAGTCAACTTTGTACAGAGAGGAGGTAAAGTACAGCTTTGTTAAGATAATTGGAACAGCTTGTCAATATGGTGAAACCGAAACCGAGTCTTTGAAACACAAATCCAACTCTTGAATTCTCTTCGGTGAAATGGAGCCTGCTGAAGATGTCAAATTAAATAAGGATGTTGAGAATATGAGTGTGGCTTTGAATgccatatttaaacattttaccgggtatttataattgaagtaaaacgttttatttatggAATGGAGCATTATAAAGTTATCAGGATAACATTGGTGAGATGATAAGGTTCGGTTTTGGAAACAAGATTAATCCTATTCACTAATCCtacataaagtaaaaattaataaatgaaaatgattaaatagaattatatttttcaattatattctttagttgtaattaataacaattgTCAATGTCATATAAGTGTAATCGCTGCCATGTGAAAGTAAGTGGCAACTGTAGAACATAGCCTTACAACATCTTCacttcaaattatttgtttttataggcTATAGCAAaagtagttaaattttataataaaaatagtattttaatattaaatttaactacatGGGACAATACTGACGGTTAACATTAATTAAGTACTAAGTTATTACAACTTCTTAAAAGTCACTTTTCCCTGCGTTTATGGGTTTCTTCTTTTGGGATTAAAAGTACTTGATGTATTTAAGTTTACCCCCATTTCAGAAAATAGTTCCTGAAAAAGGGAAGTTTTGTATTATAggaaacttgatgaactttcttccCGATAGCAAATATTTACTTTGCAGACAAAAAAACATGGAAAATAACggataaaccttatttattattttatattctaaataaggAGAAAATATAGGTATTACTGTATAAGAAATTGGTTCTCATAAGTTTTTGTGTTGCAGTGCAACGGTGGCCCAGTCCAGGAAAGTTTTCTGGGTGAGGCATCCTGCGAGAAAATTGCAAGTCATCCTTGACGTCGCCTGATCCTCACTTAGTCCTTAATCTgcaataataactttgtttcatttataccaactaatttaaaatattttaaacgtacaTTGTAAAGTAGTAAAAGCTCTTGTTATATAACGTAACATATATTATGATTTAGCCTTGACACATCCTTAAAGGCTTTAGTATAAGTGGGTGGAGGTGGAAGAAATTTGGTAGGTACATGACAGcaacttattacataaaataataaataggtttCAATTGTAAATACAGGGTGAGTTACATAAGTTTTCCTCAGATATATTAAGAGAACGGTTGGATCAATAGAGAAGAAACAAAATACAACCTCCTCAAAAAAATACATGGActatatttcagtaattaaattaaaatttaagaaaatatgtgcCGGAAATAGAGGTCCCTTATTTGATTACGTAACTAGTATTTCAAAACACGAAACTGTTACCGTGTGGAATCTGACACCTTTACTGATTGACTCCTGCAATCATTACTCCACAACTGCCAGAAGAGATCAATAAAAAGCCATAAAAGTGATAAAGAGGTTCAAAATGAACTCCTTGCATTTTTTCGACATTAGATACACAAAGGATACAAAAGAGCTCAGTCTATTTGCCCAGCAGCTATTCAATGTAGTCTAAATGCAGAgatattctcattatctcatcagttGCACAGCTCGTAATAAGAAGACGTTTTAGACACCATATTTAGATTTGGCACAGCGAGGTAACAAAGAAGAGGGAGCATAGTTTCACATTTACTTGAAATACATGAAGTAACGTGTTATTATAGTTCAATTCGCGCGGTGCGGCGTAGTGAGATTTAATCAATGGCGAGGAGACATAGGCGAGGGATCTTAGTTCCACATTCACTTGATATACATGAAGTAACGTGTCACTATAGTTCAATTCGCGCGGTGCGGCGTAGTGAGATTTAATCAATGGCGAGGAGACATAGGCGAGGGATCGTAGTTCCAATTTCACTTGATATACATGAAGTAACGTGTCACTATAGTTCAATTCGCGCGGTGCGGCGTAGTGAGATTTAATCAATGGCGAGGAGACATAGGCGAGGGATCGTAGTTCCAATTTCACTTGATATACATGAAGTAACGTGTCACTATAGTTCAATTCGCGCGGTGCGGCGTAATGATATTTAATCAATGGCGAGGAGACATAGGCGAGAGATCGTAGTTCCACATTCACTTGATATACATGAAGTAACGTGTCACTATAGTTCAATTCGCGCGGTGCGGCCTAGTGAGATTTAATCAATGGCGAGGAGACATAGGCGAGGGAGCGTAGTTCCacgtccaataattttaattgttttcacaCAAGGCCTTTCGGCATGCAATGCAATAAACAACTAGATTCCTATTAAATAAAGCTTATGACAAAGAATTGTGTTGAAATTTTGATCGAAGCTAGTTTCAAGGATTTTCCACTCAACCCCTTAGGTCAGAAGCAGACCACAAACGATGGAAAGTGGATGCATTTTAACCTTAGTAGTTTTATAAGCTTGCGTGAGTATATAGTATCCTGATCGGGataaacaatcaaaatcaattatagCACTAGAAATATCGTAAAAATGCtcgtacaaaaataatttcaattactttGTTTTCGAAACCTACAAATTTTTTGGTCGGGCAATAACGTAATctcaactgtggaaccgtaaataaattagactgaAAGTGGATGGCcgtaaaaacaactttttttactgtagtattttttcatacatatgtaagtatgtttattttcttcattgcttttaaaaaagtaaacttctATGGcacttgaaaattt
This genomic stretch from Homalodisca vitripennis isolate AUS2020 chromosome 6, UT_GWSS_2.1, whole genome shotgun sequence harbors:
- the LOC124365195 gene encoding putative ferric-chelate reductase 1 homolog; the protein is MLVQVVISVMLATLVKTEPPDACETMEPSHGGSPQEGPPPFTFYLHKDTIVSRLSAHFAILGSESQHFTGFMVQARDDASGLPVGQFDTGCLDINTMNCFGGFANTAVHLSSEPKSDAHMRWLPDLDFVGNVTFFATVAQSRKVFWVRHPARKLQVILDVA